A single region of the Triticum dicoccoides isolate Atlit2015 ecotype Zavitan chromosome 2B, WEW_v2.0, whole genome shotgun sequence genome encodes:
- the LOC119364939 gene encoding uncharacterized protein LOC119364939: protein MGCGLSTPDNDGGGSARRKQGSVGDVVVFLPGLRAPMGVDLSQALAGRLDKGAVERLSALRARVVDMAMQESAVALKPRRKAAARQGSSTANLLQALEDYLPLLLGLVREGGELRHSVQFVWTNQEDKAEETAMADAWYEVLSVLHLMAMVCLLQANSLLLPRAYGDGYGPRVSEESRRATVDVFLKASGYLDCTIRQVLPHIPSELRRQLPVDLAEGNLKALSLQALGQGVDMQLGLAIDSPKATLAVKRRLACEMVKYWHQVQESIPDLPVSDGWGKKHLLFVKWKYVEAKSAAYYFHGLILEEGNSEKSHGMAIAALEASEEFLKESKRASEVFHATPPTSRSPTPFGTAKYLFDKIPKEASSKVRINQDLYTPERVIGAPPPLPDFSLALTPEDYDLPPLDPLWNKEDGHQ, encoded by the exons ATGGGTTGCGGCTTGTCGACGCCGGACAACGACGGCGGGGGCAGCGCGCGGAGGAAGCAGGGGAGCGTCGGGGACGTCGTCGTCTTCCTCCCGGGGCTCCGTGCGCCCATGGGCGTGGACTTGTCCCAGGCGCTCGCGGGGCGCCTGGACAAGGGCGCCGTGGAGAGGCTGTCGGCGCTGAGAGCGCGCGTCGTCGACATGGCAATGCAAGAATCGGCGGTGGCCCTGAAGCCCAGGCGGAAGGCCGCCGCACGGCAAG GATCTAGCACTGCCAATCTCTTGCAGGCGCTGGAAGACTACTTGCCACTTCTGCTAGGATTGGTGAGAGAAG GTGGTGAGTTGAGGCACAGCGTGCAGTTTGTGTGGACTAACCAAGAGGACAAGGCCGAG GAGACAGCCATGGCGGATGCATGGTACGAGGTGCTGTCCGTGCTGCATTTGATGGCCATGGTCTGCTTGCTGCAGGCCAACTCCCTGCTCCTTCCAAGGGCTTACGGCGATGGTTACGGGCCACGGGTCTCTGAAG AGAGCAGACGTGCCACTGTCGACGTTTTCTTGAAAGCATCTGGCTACTTGGACTGCACAATTCGACAAGTGCTCCCACATATACCATCAGAACTAAG GAGACAACTTCCAGTAGACCTGGCTGAAGGCAACCTCAAAGCTCTTAGCCTGCAAGCTCTCGGTCAG GGTGTTGACATGCAGCTTGGGCTGGCAATCGATAGCCCAAAGGCCACACTAGCTGTAAAAAGGCGCTTAGCTTGTGAGATGGTCAAATATTGGCACCAGGTTCAGGAGAGCATTCCAGATCTTCCTGTGTCCGATGGATGGGGAAAAAAGCATCTACTATTTGTCAAGTGGAAGTACGTCGAAGCGAAG TCTGCAGCATACTACTTCCATGGTTTGATTCTTGAGGAAGGAAACAGTGAGAAATCTCACGGAATGGCAATAGCAGCATTGGAAGCTTCGGAGGAATTTCTGAAAGAAAGCAAAAGGGCCTCTGAAGTTTTCCAtgcaactcctccaacatctag GAGCCCCACTCCATTTGGAACAGCTAAGTATCTGTTTGACAAGATCCCGAAAGAGGCTTCAAGCAAGGTCCGGATCAACCAGGACCTATATACCCCAGAAAG GGTCATTGGAGCACCACCCCCGTTGCCGGATTTCTCGTTGGCACTAACACCTGAAGACTACGATCTTCCTCCATTAGACCCACTTTGGAACAAAGAAGACGGTCACCAGTAA
- the LOC119364936 gene encoding uncharacterized protein LOC119364936 has product MAGGGGKPFGDNVFAGHAAAGVAAISASAVAVHPLDTVKSLLQLSAAGQKQKMGLRHAVDRLMHVSGPAGLYSGIGWSILGKLPGLGARFGTYELLTAFYKDGREDNHVNYSEAMLAGITAGAVEAFVCTPFELLKLRSQVGSAIPMKATNPANVIQESFPLLSKLLPGHVPDMRVWNSSVSLLSNLSPKHPDMMGALKQHPWMLTGSGKPPLPSDVQVPSRLIALEGWGALWRGLRPGVARDCVFSGMFFSCWQFIHTAMLTWQSVNMNPEPRNLEEAGPVPPLASSLAAGFSGVVAAAASHTFDTAKSRSQCTVIPKYIAMERRFLKWRAPGMWIERMTGTSPADRNVLFRGIGLRMARSGIASFVLVGSYYLAVDQLL; this is encoded by the exons ATGGCCGGAGGCGGCGGCAAGCCGTTCGGGGACAACGTGTTCGCCGGCCATGCGGCCGCGGGAGTCGCGGCGATCAGCGCCTCCGCGGTCGCCGTCCACCCCCTCGACACCGTCAAGAGCCTCCTCCAG TTGAGCGCGGCGGGGCAGAAGCAGAAGATGGGGCTCCGCCATGCGGTGGACCGGCTCATGCACGTCTCCGGTCCTGCAG GTCTTTACAGTGGCATTGGATGGTCAATATTAGGTAAACTGCCTGGTTTGGGAGCACGTTTTGGGACCTATGAGCTTTTAACAGCCTTCTATAAAG ATGGCAGGGAGGACAACCATGTTAATTATTCTGAGGCAATGTTGGCTGGCATAACTGCTGGTGCTGTAGAGGCATTTGTGTGCACACCATTTGAACTTCTCAAACTTCGGTCCCAAGTTGGTTCTGCCATACCTATGAAAGCTACGAACCCTGCTAATGTTATACAGGAGTCGTTTCCACTGCTTTCCAAGCTATTACCTGGTCATGTCCCTGACATGAGAGTGTGGAATAGCAGTGTCAGTCTGTTGTCCAATCTTTCCCCCAAGCATCCTGACATGATGGGTGCCCTGAAACAGCACCCATGGATGCTGACTGGCTCTGGGAAGCCCCCGTTACCCTCTGATGTTCAGGTGCCTTCGAGATTGATAGCACTTGAAGGATGGGGTGCTTTATGGAGAGGACTTAGGCCAGGAGTAGCCCGAGACTGTGTCTTTAGTGGAATGTTCTTTTCTTGTTGGCAATTCATACATACGGCGATGCTTACTTGGCAGTCTGTTAACATGAACCCTGAACCCAG GAATTTAGAAGAAGCAGGTCCTGTACCCCCTTTAGCTTCTAGTCTGGCTGCAGGCTTCTCTGGAGTTGTAGCAGCTGCTGCTTCACATACATTTGATACTGCCAAAAGTCGTTCACAGTGCACTGTGATACCTAAG TATATAGCAATGGAGAGGAGGTTTCTTAAGTGGAGAGCACCGGGAATGTGGATAGAGAGAATGACAGGAACGTCACCTGCTGATAGGAATGTTCTGTTTCGTGGCATTGGGTTACGGATGGCGCGCAGTGGAATCGCATCTTTTGTACTTGTTGGGTCCTACTATTTAGCCGTAGATCAGCTCCTGTAG
- the LOC119364938 gene encoding mitochondrial intermembrane space import and assembly protein 40 homolog: MGQEQSQPDPAVGKPSPPAADPAPAQSPAPAPSSLEELAAEAMSFSEDDESIDVKVQKALDCPCVADLKTGPCGSGFVDAFSCFLRSTEVEKGSDCVQPFIALQNCIKENPAAFSKEILEEEEKDEEAEKSNLQVRAPAWSRESKSKPKL; the protein is encoded by the exons ATGGGCCAAGAACAGAGCCAGCCCGACCCGGCGGTGGGGAAGCCTTCTCCGCCGGCCGCCGACCCCGCGCCGGCGCAGTCCCCTGCCCCGGCGCCCTCCTCCCTCGAGGAGCTCGCTGCAG AGGCTATGTCGTTTAGTGAGGATGATGAG TCAATTGACGTTAAGGTACAGAAAGCTCTGGATTGTCCGTGCGTGGCTGATTTGAAAACTGGACCTTGTGGCAGTGGATTTGTTGATGCATTTTCCTGCTTCCTGAGGAGCACAGAAGTAGAGAAG GGATCAGATTGTGTGCAGCCCTTCATCGCGCTGCAGAACTGCATCAAGGAGAATCCAGCGGCATTTTCTAAGGAGATATTGGAAGAGGAGGAGAAGGACGAGGAGGCTGAGAAGTCCAACCTGCAAGTTAGAGCTCCAGCATGGTCTAGAGAATCCAAATCCAAACCAAAGCTTTGA
- the LOC119364935 gene encoding uncharacterized protein LOC119364935 — protein MATTTTLFHPLSVPIAGGRVRRCPLTLLAPTRTAPRRSTPLLVARAKRTNNSSAAPKREADEEVEVEEELPWIQDKALDLVEFTGTVTQAIPGPRVGSSPVPWLLAVPLAYVGVSFALAAVRTFRRFTSPRTQKKKRVTKNIFLLKSLDELFQKGREAVDFPALQELMQKTGFDMDDVVRKYIRYTLNEKQFNPDVVVDLIHLRKASMLEDNEVAEILNEISRRIVREKGPIVMDLSGFTEQGFKRKLAVQTLFGKIMYLSELPEFCSRDGSLVVKEIFGVTDEDADSLRSRTLSEAGDIESLERMVDDSDFEHGTPSSS, from the exons atggcgaccaccaccaCCCTCTTCCATCCGCTCTCCGTCCCCATCGCCGGCGGCCGCGTCCGGCGCTGCCCCCTCACCCTGCTCGCCCCCACCCGCACGGCCCCCCGGCGGTCGACGCCCCTCCTCGTCGCCCGAGCCAAGCGCACCAATAACTCCAGCGCTGCCCCGAAGCGAGAGGCGGATGAGGAGGTGGAGGTCGAGGAGGAGCTGCCGTGGATCCAGGACAAGGCGCTGGACCTCGTGGAGTTCACCGGCACCGTTACGCAGGCCATCCCCGGCCCGCGCGTCGGCTCCAGCCCCGTGCCGTGGCTCCTCGCCGTGCCGCTCGCCTACGTCGGCGTCTccttcgccctcgccgccgtccgcACCTTCCGCAGGTTCACCTCCCCGCGCACTCAGAAGAAGAAGAGG GTGACCAAGAATATATTCTTGTTGAAGTCACTAGACGAGTTGTTTCAGAAGGGCAGGGAAGCAGTGGATTTTCCAGCTCTTCAAGAACTAATGCAAAAG ACAGGATTTGACATGGATGATGTAGTAAGAAAGTACATCCGATACACACTGAATGAAAAACAATTCAATCCTGATGTGGTTGTGGATCTCATACATCTTAGGAAAGCATCGATGTTAGAAGATAATGAAGTTGCTGAAATTCTGAATGAGATATCAAGACGAATTGTTCGGGAAAAAG GTCCAATAGTTATGGACTTATCTGGGTTTACAGAGCAAGGTTTTAAGCGGAAGCTTGCTGTGCAAACATTGTTTGGAAAAATCATGTACTTATCAGAG CTGCCAGAGTTCTGTTCTCGGGACGGCTCGCTTGTTGTCAAAGAAATCTTTGGAGTTACAGA CGAGGATGCAGACAGCCTTCGCAGTCGTACCCTTTCTGAAGCCGGTGATATCGAGTCGTTAGAAAGGATGGTCGATGATTCTGACTTTGAACATGGTACCCCATCATCATCTTGA